The stretch of DNA CATCCAGCCCACAAAGAACGCTCTCCTCATTTCCATCAGCTTACAATCATACACGATCGCCTGCGATCAGCATACAATCCCATACGATTGCATCAAATATAACTCATAAACCCCTTCCCAATAACCTCACTACTCTTAGTAACCATCAAAAACGCCTGCGGATCCACCTCATCAATAAACCTCTGCAGCAGCACCGCCTGCCTCACATCAACAACCGTCAGAATAATCTTCTTATCCTTATGCGAATAAACACCCTCCCCATGATAAACCGTAGCACTCCGATCCAACCCATTCATAATAAACTCACAGATCTCATCCGGTTTACTGGAAATGATCGTAAAATACTTATTCAGCTTCATCCTCTCAATAGACTTATCGATCAGCAACGTCTTAGCTATAAGCCCCAGTACAGAACAAAGCCCCGTAGTAAGATCAAACACCATAAACGAAACAACAACGATCACACAATCCACCGCAAACAACGCACCCGAAATATTCATCGTAGAATACTTCTTAATGATCATCGCCACAATATCCGTGCCACCACCCGAAGCATTCTCAAAAAACAGCAGCGCCGCAGCCAACGCCGGCAAAATGATCGCAAAGCAAAGCTCTAGCATAATATTCCCCGTCAGCGCTCTGTCCATAGGAAAAACCTTCTCAAACACATTCAGAAGCAAAGAAGAAACAACCGTAACATAAGCCGTCTTCACTCCAAAATCCCGGCCAAGAACAATAAACCCGATCATCAGCAAAATCAGATTGATCACCAGGTTGATCTGCGCAGACGTCATCGGAATAAAATGCGAAAACACAACTGCCATACCCGAAACACCACCAAAGGAAAAATTATTCGGAAACTTAAACACATAAATCCCCACATCCATCAGAACAACGGCAAATGTGATAATGATATACTCCATCACACGCTTTGGTATCAGATTTTTCATTAAAAATTATCCTCCTGATCTCCTCAAATAATTTTCACCGGTAACTACCGGTCAAAACCGGCAATCCCCGTATCCTCTTCGTTTATCATACCTTATATCACCAAAAATGGAAATAAAAAAAGACAGAGAAAAATACATTTCCCTGTCCCTTATATCAACGATCACGATCAACCACAGCTTACAACCCGAAAAACCTCTCCAGAAATTCCGCCACACCATCATGATCATTATCTCCGGTCACCTCATTAGCAGCATCCTTTACATACTGTTTGGAATTGCCCATAGCAACACCGATACCTGCTCCCTCCAGCATTTCCAGATCATTCTCATTATCTCCGAAAGCGATCACATGCATCCGGTCAATACCAAGCTTTGTGCGAAGCATGGCAAGACCCACACCCTTGTCCACGCCTGCTGCATTAAACTCCGCATTGCCGCTGATGGAAGTAGTCACTGCCACATCATCCAGATCCTTCCATTTTTCACGAAGTGCCCTGCTGGTCTCCATATCATCAAAATAAATATTGATCTTCTCTGCCTGATCCAGAATATCTTTCTGATGATAAAAATCCTTAACATATTCATGTCTGCTGAGAAAATAATCTACAAAAGTTTTTTCCAGCAGATCTTTATCCGCTACAGATGCCACATAATCTCTGGCGTCCGCATCAGAATAGGCGATTCCGTTTGCATAAGCCTCTGCAATCCAGCCTTTTGTACCGCTGTTTTCCACCTCTTTCAGGATTTTTCTTACCATTCCTTTTGGCATGGTTTTTCGCCAGATCATCTCATTTTTATCGTAATCCCAGACAACACAGCCGTTTTCCACGATTCCCCATTTCACACCCCGGAGCACAGAAAACTCCTGGGGAATCAGCTCTCTGGTCCTTCCGGTTGCCGGCACCACATAATGTCCGTCATCGATCAGACGCTGCAGAACATTTTTGTTCCTCTCGGAAATCTTATTTTCACTGTTCAGAAGAGTTCCATCCATATCCACTGCAATGATATATTTTTCCATAATTTCCTCCTGTTTGTCTTTTCCCCACAGGCAAAAAGCGCATCTGCACTGCACCCGGATATCCTTTGACAGTACAGATACGCACAAATACTCATACCTGCTCTCTGTATTCTTCCACTTTACTACATATACAACAGCTCAGGAATTACCGGATTCTCATCATAAACGCCTCGTACGGTCTTAAGTCCGCTTTGATTCCTGTTCTGTCCTTATAGTTTGCAATCTTAATATCCTCTTTATCAGACACATATTTCACAAGACCTTCTGTACTTACCGTGTCCTCAGAAAGGTTTGCCACCACGATCCACTGCTCTTTGTCGGAAGTTCTTAAATATGCAAAGATCTTCTCGTCTTCCGGAAGAAGGAGCTGATAGTCACCTTCTGTAAGAAGCTCTTCCTCATGACGAAGACAGATCAGATCCTTATAATAATAAAACACGGAATCATTTTTTTCCAGAGCTTTTTTTACATTGATCTCCTGGTAACGATCAGAAAGGCGGAACCATGGCTTACCGGTCGTAAATCCTGCATTTTCGCTGTCATCCCACTGCATCGGAACCCTGGCATTGTCACGACTCTTGTTCCATACTGCCTTGCGGAAATCATCCTCAGAAATGGTTTTGTTCTTAACGACAAGATCCTGATATGCATTACGAACCTCTATATCCTCGTACTCCTC from Blautia sp. SC05B48 encodes:
- a CDS encoding YitT family protein, which encodes MKNLIPKRVMEYIIITFAVVLMDVGIYVFKFPNNFSFGGVSGMAVVFSHFIPMTSAQINLVINLILLMIGFIVLGRDFGVKTAYVTVVSSLLLNVFEKVFPMDRALTGNIMLELCFAIILPALAAALLFFENASGGGTDIVAMIIKKYSTMNISGALFAVDCVIVVVSFMVFDLTTGLCSVLGLIAKTLLIDKSIERMKLNKYFTIISSKPDEICEFIMNGLDRSATVYHGEGVYSHKDKKIILTVVDVRQAVLLQRFIDEVDPQAFLMVTKSSEVIGKGFMSYI
- a CDS encoding Cof-type HAD-IIB family hydrolase, with amino-acid sequence MEKYIIAVDMDGTLLNSENKISERNKNVLQRLIDDGHYVVPATGRTRELIPQEFSVLRGVKWGIVENGCVVWDYDKNEMIWRKTMPKGMVRKILKEVENSGTKGWIAEAYANGIAYSDADARDYVASVADKDLLEKTFVDYFLSRHEYVKDFYHQKDILDQAEKINIYFDDMETSRALREKWKDLDDVAVTTSISGNAEFNAAGVDKGVGLAMLRTKLGIDRMHVIAFGDNENDLEMLEGAGIGVAMGNSKQYVKDAANEVTGDNDHDGVAEFLERFFGL